The Saccharopolyspora gloriosae genome has a segment encoding these proteins:
- a CDS encoding SAM-dependent methyltransferase produces the protein MTSTHEQWDIVSGVGITALAVAEGRAAESAREDRLINDPYARALADAADSPQLSSPEAQELMRTMVSDYMGVRTRFFDEFFLRAAAGGVGQAVILASGLDTRAFRLEWPSGFRVFEIDQAKVLEFKDQTLDSLGAKPTAERHAVSADLRDDWASALKEAGFDPSVPTAWLAEGLLPYLPPDAEAQLLETIHEFSAPGSRLSIEHVAGTRGQMMGDEIKQVSEQWGIDLPSLFSIEDRPDPGEVLTGKGWTVRRDPSIEIAAGYGRKFADFQAMFQEQSQMLTAQLQS, from the coding sequence GTGACCAGCACGCACGAGCAGTGGGACATCGTTTCCGGAGTCGGAATCACCGCCCTCGCGGTAGCGGAAGGCCGTGCCGCGGAATCGGCCCGCGAGGACCGGCTGATCAACGACCCGTACGCCCGCGCCTTGGCGGACGCCGCCGACTCGCCCCAGCTGAGCAGCCCCGAGGCGCAAGAACTGATGCGCACCATGGTCTCGGACTACATGGGCGTGCGGACCCGGTTCTTCGACGAGTTCTTCCTGCGCGCCGCCGCGGGCGGTGTCGGCCAGGCGGTGATCCTCGCGTCCGGGCTGGACACCCGCGCGTTCCGGCTGGAGTGGCCGAGCGGGTTCCGGGTCTTCGAGATCGACCAGGCGAAGGTGCTGGAGTTCAAGGACCAGACCCTCGACTCGCTCGGCGCGAAGCCCACCGCCGAACGGCACGCCGTCTCCGCCGACCTTCGCGACGACTGGGCGAGCGCGCTCAAGGAGGCCGGGTTCGACCCCTCGGTGCCCACGGCCTGGCTCGCCGAGGGCCTGCTGCCCTACCTCCCCCCGGACGCCGAGGCTCAGCTGCTGGAGACGATCCACGAGTTCTCCGCGCCGGGCAGCCGCCTGTCCATCGAGCACGTCGCCGGTACCCGCGGCCAGATGATGGGCGACGAGATCAAGCAGGTGTCCGAGCAGTGGGGCATCGACCTGCCCTCGCTGTTCAGCATCGAGGACCGCCCCGACCCGGGCGAGGTCCTGACCGGCAAGGGCTGGACCGTGCGCCGCGACCCCAGCATCGAGATCGCCGCAGGCTACGGCCGCAAGTTCGCCGACTTCCAGGCGATGTTCCAGGAGCAGAGCCAAATGCTCACGGCACAGCTGCAATCCTGA
- a CDS encoding RNA helicase encodes MKLTDHLPSAPDPDVLLDAFTTWTTEQGIELYPAQEEALMEVVTGANVILSTPTGSGKSLVATGAHFTALADGKRSYYTAPIKALVSEKFFALVDVFGADNVGMMTGDSSVNADAPIVCCTAEILANLALRDGEQADVGQVVMDEFHFYAEPERGWAWQVPLLELPQAQFVLMSATLGDVTRFEKDLTQRTGRSTAVVSSAERPIPLTYRYALTPLHETIEELLGGNQAPVYVVYFNQASAMEQAQGLMSVNVASREQRNKIAEAIGNFRFTAGFGKTLSRLVRHGIGVHHAGMLPKYRRLVEQLAQAGLLKIICGTDTLGVGINVPIRTVLLTGLTKYDGVRTRHLKAREFHQIAGRAGRAGYDTAGYVVVQAPEHVIENEKALAKAGEDPKKRRKVVRKQAPEGFVSWSEKTFDKLVEAEPEPLVSSFQVSHSMLLNVINRPGDAFAAMKHLLTENHEDRPAQRRHILRAIAIYRALLAADVVEQLDEPDPQGRRVRLTVDLQFDFALNQPLSPFALAAIELLDVDSPSYPLDVLSVIESTLDNPRQVLSAQQFKARGEAVAQMKADGIEYDERMELLEDVTYPKPLQDILEAAYEMYRKGHPWVAEHELSPKSVARDMFERAMNFVEFVNHYGLARSEGLVLRYLADVYKALRHTVPADAKTEELTDLIEWLGELVRQVDSSLLDEWERLRNPAAEATADTAPVDEGPARVTQNKRAFRVQVRNAMFRRVELAARRWTTPLGELDPEFGAEAWEEALDGYFAEYDEIGTDADARGPAMLMITEESRRWLVRQIFSDPAGDHDWGISAEVDLAESDEEGAAVIRVQAVDQQ; translated from the coding sequence ATGAAGCTCACGGACCACCTCCCCAGCGCACCTGACCCCGACGTCCTGCTCGACGCCTTCACGACCTGGACGACGGAGCAGGGCATCGAGCTCTACCCGGCGCAGGAAGAGGCGCTGATGGAGGTGGTGACCGGAGCGAACGTCATCCTCAGCACCCCCACGGGTTCCGGCAAGAGCCTCGTCGCCACCGGCGCGCACTTCACCGCGTTGGCCGACGGCAAGCGCAGCTACTACACGGCGCCGATCAAGGCGCTGGTGTCGGAGAAGTTCTTCGCGCTGGTCGACGTGTTCGGCGCCGACAACGTCGGCATGATGACCGGCGACAGCAGCGTGAACGCCGACGCGCCGATCGTCTGCTGCACCGCCGAGATCCTGGCGAACCTGGCGTTGCGCGACGGCGAGCAGGCCGACGTGGGCCAGGTCGTGATGGACGAGTTCCACTTCTACGCCGAGCCGGAGCGCGGCTGGGCGTGGCAGGTGCCGCTGCTGGAACTGCCGCAGGCGCAGTTCGTGCTGATGTCGGCGACGCTGGGCGACGTCACCCGGTTCGAGAAGGACCTCACGCAGCGCACCGGCCGGTCGACGGCCGTGGTCAGCTCCGCGGAGCGGCCGATCCCGCTGACGTACCGCTACGCGCTCACGCCGCTGCACGAGACGATCGAAGAGCTCCTCGGCGGCAACCAGGCGCCCGTCTACGTCGTGTACTTCAACCAGGCGTCCGCGATGGAGCAGGCGCAGGGCCTGATGAGCGTGAACGTCGCCTCCCGCGAGCAGCGCAACAAGATCGCCGAGGCGATCGGGAACTTCCGGTTCACCGCCGGATTCGGCAAGACCCTGTCGCGGCTGGTGCGCCACGGCATCGGCGTGCACCACGCCGGGATGCTGCCGAAGTACCGGCGGCTCGTGGAGCAGCTCGCCCAAGCGGGGCTGCTGAAGATCATCTGCGGCACGGACACGCTCGGCGTCGGCATCAACGTCCCGATCCGCACCGTGCTGCTGACCGGGCTCACCAAGTACGACGGCGTGCGCACCCGGCACCTGAAGGCGCGCGAGTTCCACCAGATCGCCGGCCGCGCCGGCCGGGCGGGCTACGACACCGCGGGCTACGTCGTGGTGCAGGCCCCGGAGCACGTCATCGAGAACGAGAAGGCGCTGGCGAAGGCGGGGGAGGACCCGAAAAAGCGGCGCAAGGTGGTGCGCAAGCAGGCGCCCGAAGGGTTCGTGTCGTGGAGCGAGAAGACCTTCGACAAGCTCGTCGAGGCCGAACCGGAACCGCTGGTCTCCAGCTTCCAGGTCAGCCACTCCATGCTGCTCAACGTGATCAACCGTCCCGGTGACGCGTTCGCGGCGATGAAGCACCTGCTCACCGAGAACCACGAGGACCGCCCCGCGCAGCGCAGGCACATCCTGCGGGCCATCGCGATCTACCGGGCGCTGCTGGCCGCGGACGTGGTGGAGCAGCTCGACGAGCCCGACCCGCAGGGCCGCCGGGTGCGGCTGACCGTGGACCTGCAGTTCGACTTCGCGCTCAACCAGCCGTTGTCGCCGTTCGCGCTGGCCGCGATCGAACTGCTCGACGTCGACTCGCCGAGCTATCCGCTGGACGTGCTCTCGGTCATCGAGTCCACATTGGACAACCCGAGGCAGGTGCTGTCCGCGCAGCAGTTCAAGGCGCGCGGCGAAGCCGTGGCGCAGATGAAGGCCGACGGCATCGAATACGACGAGCGGATGGAACTGCTCGAGGACGTCACCTATCCGAAACCGCTGCAGGACATCCTCGAAGCGGCCTACGAGATGTACCGAAAAGGACACCCGTGGGTCGCCGAGCACGAGCTGTCGCCGAAGTCGGTGGCCCGCGACATGTTCGAGCGGGCGATGAACTTCGTCGAGTTCGTCAACCACTACGGCCTGGCCCGCTCCGAAGGCCTCGTGCTGCGCTACCTCGCCGACGTGTACAAGGCGCTGCGCCACACGGTGCCCGCCGACGCGAAGACCGAAGAACTCACCGACCTCATCGAATGGCTCGGTGAACTGGTGCGCCAAGTCGACTCCAGCCTGCTCGACGAGTGGGAGCGGCTGCGCAACCCCGCCGCCGAAGCCACCGCCGACACCGCCCCGGTAGACGAGGGGCCTGCTCGCGTCACGCAGAACAAGCGGGCGTTCCGGGTGCAGGTGCGCAACGCGATGTTCCGCCGCGTCGAACTCGCCGCCCGCCGATGGACCACACCGCTCGGCGAACTCGACCCCGAGTTCGGCGCCGAAGCGTGGGAAGAGGCCCTCGACGGCTACTTCGCCGAGTACGACGAGATCGGCACCGACGCCGACGCGCGCGGCCCCGCGATGCTGATGATCACCGAGGAGTCGCGGCGCTGGCTGGTGCGGCAGATCTTCAGCGACCCCGCCGGGGATCACGACTGGGGGATCAGCGCCGAGGTCGACCTCGCGGAGTCCGATGAGGAAGGCGCCGCGGTGATCCGAGTGCAGGCCGTGGACCAGCAATAA
- a CDS encoding heavy metal translocating P-type ATPase: MTTLTDRPAPAERTAPRRRGLLALPESRWAGAALLAFLLGIAVDIGGGPTWAAWALYLLCYATGGWEPAWAGVQALRERTLDVDLLMIVAAIGAASIGQVRDGGLLIVIFATSGALEAYATARTEDSVRGLLDLAPDTAVRVRDGMERTVPATELVVGDEILVRPGERVGADGEVIDGGSEINEATITGEPMPVAKTAGDDVFAGTLNGSGALRVRVARDASESVIARIVALVAEASEAKAPTQLFIEKVEQRYSAGLVLATLAVFGIPLLFGESVPDALLRAMTFMIVASPCAVVLATMPPLLSAIANAGRHGVLVKSAVALERLADVERVALDKTGTLTEGVPVLAEIHPESGHGADEVLALAAGAERYSEHPLGRAVLAAAHQRGLPIPEAADFHAEPGRGVTARVAGRRIEVRGPGQRSERVDAVETAGRTAVVVLADGAVAGVLGLTDRMRPDAAAAVGCLRELTGSEPVLLTGDNEPAARRVAAEAGISEVRAKLLPEQKVAAVRELGDRTLMLGDGVNDAPALGAAHTGVAMGRAGADLTLETADVVVVRDELAAVGKLVDLSRRARRLVRQNLLIAGSFIAVLVVWDLVGNLPLPLGVAGHEGSTVLVGLNGLRLLRSRAWR; this comes from the coding sequence ATGACCACGCTCACCGATCGCCCCGCACCCGCCGAACGGACCGCTCCGCGCCGCCGCGGTCTGCTCGCCCTGCCCGAGAGCCGGTGGGCCGGGGCCGCGCTGCTCGCGTTCCTGCTCGGGATCGCGGTGGACATCGGCGGCGGCCCGACCTGGGCCGCCTGGGCGCTCTACCTGCTCTGCTACGCCACCGGCGGCTGGGAACCGGCCTGGGCCGGCGTGCAGGCGCTGCGGGAACGAACGCTCGACGTGGATCTGCTGATGATCGTCGCGGCGATCGGCGCGGCGAGCATCGGCCAGGTGCGCGACGGCGGGCTGCTCATCGTCATCTTCGCGACCTCCGGTGCGCTGGAGGCCTACGCCACCGCGCGCACCGAGGACTCGGTGCGCGGCCTGCTGGACCTGGCGCCGGACACCGCCGTGCGAGTGCGCGACGGCATGGAGCGGACGGTGCCCGCCACCGAGCTGGTCGTCGGCGACGAGATCCTGGTGCGCCCCGGTGAACGCGTCGGCGCGGACGGCGAGGTGATCGACGGCGGCAGCGAGATCAACGAGGCCACGATCACCGGCGAACCGATGCCGGTGGCGAAGACCGCAGGCGACGACGTGTTCGCGGGCACCCTCAACGGCTCCGGCGCGCTGCGGGTGCGGGTCGCGCGGGACGCCTCCGAATCGGTGATCGCGCGCATCGTGGCGCTGGTGGCGGAGGCGAGCGAAGCGAAGGCGCCGACACAGCTGTTCATCGAGAAGGTCGAGCAGCGGTATTCGGCGGGCCTCGTGCTCGCGACGCTCGCCGTGTTCGGAATTCCGCTGCTGTTCGGGGAATCCGTGCCGGACGCGCTGCTGCGCGCCATGACGTTCATGATCGTGGCTTCACCGTGCGCGGTGGTGCTGGCGACGATGCCGCCGCTGCTGTCGGCGATCGCGAACGCGGGCAGGCACGGCGTGCTGGTGAAGTCGGCGGTGGCACTGGAACGCCTCGCCGACGTCGAGCGGGTGGCGCTGGACAAGACGGGCACGCTCACCGAAGGCGTGCCGGTGCTCGCCGAAATCCACCCCGAATCGGGACACGGCGCCGACGAGGTGCTGGCGCTGGCGGCAGGCGCGGAGCGCTACAGCGAACATCCGCTGGGGCGTGCCGTGCTCGCCGCCGCTCACCAACGCGGCCTGCCGATTCCGGAGGCCGCCGACTTCCACGCCGAACCGGGACGCGGGGTGACCGCCCGCGTCGCGGGACGGCGGATCGAGGTGCGCGGCCCCGGACAACGGTCCGAGCGGGTGGACGCCGTGGAGACCGCCGGTCGAACCGCGGTGGTGGTGCTCGCCGACGGGGCCGTCGCGGGCGTGCTCGGTCTCACCGACCGGATGCGGCCGGACGCCGCTGCGGCCGTCGGGTGCCTGCGCGAGCTGACCGGGAGCGAGCCGGTGCTGCTCACCGGCGACAACGAACCCGCCGCCCGGCGGGTCGCGGCCGAGGCCGGAATCAGCGAGGTGCGGGCGAAGCTGCTGCCGGAGCAGAAGGTCGCCGCAGTGCGGGAACTCGGCGACCGCACGCTGATGCTCGGCGACGGCGTCAACGACGCGCCCGCGCTGGGCGCCGCGCACACCGGTGTCGCGATGGGGCGAGCGGGCGCCGACCTCACCTTGGAGACCGCCGACGTGGTGGTCGTGCGCGACGAGCTCGCCGCCGTCGGCAAGCTCGTCGACCTGTCCCGCCGGGCACGCCGCCTGGTCCGGCAGAACCTGCTCATCGCGGGTTCGTTCATCGCGGTCCTCGTCGTGTGGGACCTGGTGGGGAACCTGCCGCTGCCGCTGGGTGTCGCCGGGCACGAGGGCTCCACCGTCCTGGTCGGCCTCAACGGGCTACGGTTGCTGCGTTCCCGCGCGTGGCGCTGA
- the scpA gene encoding methylmalonyl-CoA mutase, whose translation MNHSIPNFADVPLDRDAADSDANWDAAVLSATGKEADALVWEAPEGIGVKPLYTAADTEDLDFLRTKPGIAPFLRGPYPTMYVNQPWTVRQYAGFSTAAASNAFYRRNLAAGQKGLSVAFDLATHRGYDSDHPRVGGDVGMAGVAIDSIYDMRQLFDGIPLDKMSVSMTMNGAVLPVMALYIVAAEEQGVAPEKLAGTIQNDILKEFMVRNTYIYPPQPSMRIISDIFAYTSQKMPKFNSISISGYHIQEAGATADLELAYTLADGVEYLRAGKQAGLDIDAFAPRLSFFWGIGMNFAMEVAKLRAARLLWAKLVKTFGPQNSKSLSLRTHSQTSGWSLTAQDVYNNVARTCVEAMAATQGHTQSLHTNALDEALALPTDFSARIARNTQLVLQQESGTTRVIDPWGGSHYIERLTQDLAERAWAHITEVEDAGGMAQAIDAGIPKLRVEEAAARTQARIDSGRQPLIGINKYRFDGDEQIEVLKVDNAEVRAEQLDKLRRLREERDEAACQDALARLSGAAEASMSDERPNDLDHNLLTLAVDAAREKATVGEISDAMEKVFGRHAGQIRTISGVYREEAGPSESLERAREVVERFAEDEGRRPRILVAKMGQDGHDRGQKVIATAFADLGFDVDVGPLFQTPAEVARQAAESDVHIVGVSSLAAGHLTLVPALRDELAAVGREDIMVVVGGVIPPADFDALREAGASAIFPPGTVIAEAALGLLEELRTRLELD comes from the coding sequence ATGAACCACAGCATCCCGAACTTCGCCGACGTCCCGCTCGACCGGGACGCGGCCGACAGCGACGCGAACTGGGACGCGGCGGTCCTGTCGGCCACCGGCAAGGAAGCCGACGCCTTGGTGTGGGAAGCGCCCGAGGGCATCGGGGTGAAACCGCTCTACACCGCGGCCGACACCGAGGACTTGGACTTCCTGCGCACCAAGCCGGGCATCGCGCCGTTCCTGCGCGGCCCGTACCCGACGATGTACGTCAACCAGCCGTGGACCGTGCGCCAGTACGCGGGTTTCTCCACGGCGGCGGCGTCGAACGCGTTCTACCGCCGCAACCTCGCCGCCGGGCAGAAGGGCCTGTCGGTGGCGTTCGACCTGGCCACCCACCGCGGCTACGACTCCGATCACCCCCGGGTCGGCGGTGACGTGGGCATGGCCGGGGTGGCGATCGACTCGATCTACGACATGCGCCAGCTGTTCGACGGCATCCCGCTGGACAAGATGAGCGTGTCGATGACGATGAACGGCGCCGTGCTGCCGGTGATGGCGCTCTACATCGTCGCCGCCGAAGAGCAGGGCGTGGCACCGGAGAAGCTCGCGGGGACCATCCAGAACGACATCCTCAAAGAGTTCATGGTCCGCAACACCTACATCTACCCGCCGCAGCCGTCGATGCGGATCATCTCGGACATCTTCGCCTACACCTCGCAGAAGATGCCGAAGTTCAACTCCATCTCCATCTCCGGTTACCACATCCAGGAAGCCGGGGCGACGGCCGACCTGGAGCTCGCCTACACCCTCGCCGACGGCGTGGAATACCTGCGCGCTGGCAAGCAGGCCGGGCTGGACATCGACGCGTTCGCGCCCCGGTTGTCGTTCTTCTGGGGCATCGGGATGAACTTCGCGATGGAGGTCGCGAAGCTGCGCGCCGCCCGCCTGCTGTGGGCGAAGCTGGTGAAGACCTTCGGGCCGCAGAACTCGAAATCCCTGTCGCTGCGCACCCATTCGCAGACCTCCGGCTGGTCGCTGACCGCGCAGGACGTCTACAACAACGTGGCCCGCACCTGCGTGGAGGCGATGGCCGCCACCCAGGGCCACACCCAGTCGTTGCACACCAACGCGCTCGACGAGGCGCTGGCGCTGCCCACGGACTTCTCCGCGCGCATCGCCCGGAACACGCAGCTGGTGCTGCAGCAGGAATCCGGCACCACGCGCGTGATCGACCCGTGGGGCGGCAGCCACTACATCGAGCGGCTCACCCAGGACCTCGCCGAACGCGCCTGGGCGCACATCACCGAGGTCGAAGACGCGGGCGGCATGGCCCAAGCCATCGACGCCGGCATCCCGAAGCTGCGCGTGGAGGAAGCGGCCGCCCGCACCCAGGCGCGCATCGACTCCGGGCGCCAGCCGCTGATCGGCATCAACAAGTACCGCTTCGACGGTGACGAGCAGATCGAAGTCCTCAAGGTCGACAACGCGGAGGTCCGCGCCGAACAGCTCGACAAGCTGCGGCGGCTGCGGGAGGAACGCGACGAGGCCGCCTGCCAGGACGCGCTGGCCCGCCTCAGCGGTGCCGCCGAGGCCTCGATGTCCGACGAGCGGCCGAACGACCTCGACCACAACCTGCTCACGCTCGCGGTGGACGCGGCGCGCGAGAAGGCCACCGTCGGGGAGATCTCCGACGCCATGGAGAAGGTCTTCGGCCGCCACGCCGGGCAGATCCGTACGATCTCCGGCGTGTACCGGGAGGAAGCGGGGCCGTCGGAATCCTTGGAGCGCGCCCGCGAAGTCGTGGAGCGCTTCGCCGAGGACGAAGGCCGCCGCCCCCGCATCCTCGTCGCGAAGATGGGCCAGGACGGCCACGACCGGGGCCAGAAGGTGATCGCCACAGCGTTCGCCGACCTCGGCTTCGACGTCGACGTCGGCCCCCTGTTCCAGACCCCCGCCGAGGTCGCGCGCCAAGCCGCCGAGTCCGACGTGCACATCGTCGGGGTGTCCTCGCTGGCCGCCGGGCACCTCACCCTGGTGCCCGCGCTGCGCGACGAGCTCGCCGCGGTGGGGCGCGAGGACATCATGGTGGTGGTCGGCGGCGTCATCCCGCCCGCGGACTTCGACGCCCTGCGCGAAGCGGGCGCGAGCGCGATCTTCCCGCCCGGCACGGTGATCGCCGAGGCCGCGCTCGGCCTGCTCGAAGAACTCCGGACCCGGCTCGAACTCGACTGA
- a CDS encoding methylmalonyl-CoA mutase family protein, whose protein sequence is MAPSDRLSTTSSPRPGLSLGGEFPEPTHRQWLEQVEKVLRRTGRIAEGDPAPEDPAELLATRTYDDLTVRPLYSATRDEATGDGAAEDRASEDASASGLPGFAPFVRGSRPQGSVAEGWDVRQSHGNPDAATANRQILADLNGGVGSLLLRLGEGGLAVDSLADALHGVHLDMIGVVLDAGEQAPSAAAALLAIAAEQDVAPSALRGNLGADPLGVQARTGRDIGPGQAVELAKRCADGHPGLRAITVDALPYHDAGGSDGEELGASLAAGVTYLRWLTEAGLDVDTACGLLEFRYAATADQFLTIAKLRAARRVWEQVARRCGASPAARAQPQHAVTSSAMLTRRDPWVNMLRATIATFAAGVGGAQAVTVQPFDAAIGSPDEFSQRVARNTQALLLDESHLAQVIDPAGGSWYVETLTDELANAAWAWFQEIEGASGLPDALRSGVVAERLAATWERRKAAVADRSDPITGVSEFPNLTEQPLRREPAPEPPSGGLPRVRYAEEFEALRDAADAQQQRPEVFLATLGPLATYTARASFARNLFAAGGLESTEAGPTESTSDVLAAYAEHPTPVVCLCSADKVYAERAAETAEALKEAGAKRVLLAGKPSQRPDDVDGHVFAGCDAIQVLRAAHRTLGVE, encoded by the coding sequence ATGGCGCCCTCTGACCGGCTCTCGACGACGAGCAGCCCCCGGCCCGGGCTCAGCCTGGGCGGCGAATTCCCCGAGCCCACGCATCGGCAGTGGCTGGAGCAGGTGGAGAAGGTCCTGCGCAGGACCGGCCGCATCGCGGAAGGCGATCCGGCCCCCGAAGATCCGGCCGAGCTGCTGGCGACGCGGACCTACGACGACCTCACGGTGCGGCCGCTGTACAGCGCCACCAGAGATGAGGCGACCGGGGATGGGGCGGCCGAAGACAGGGCGTCCGAAGACGCGTCCGCCTCGGGACTGCCCGGATTCGCCCCGTTCGTGCGGGGCAGCAGGCCGCAGGGCTCGGTCGCGGAGGGCTGGGACGTGCGCCAGTCGCACGGGAATCCGGACGCGGCCACCGCGAACCGGCAGATCCTCGCGGACCTCAACGGCGGAGTCGGCTCGCTGCTGCTGCGGCTCGGCGAAGGCGGGCTCGCCGTGGACTCGCTGGCCGACGCGTTGCACGGCGTGCACTTGGACATGATCGGCGTGGTGCTCGACGCGGGCGAGCAGGCGCCGAGCGCGGCCGCCGCCCTGCTGGCCATCGCCGCCGAGCAGGACGTGGCGCCGAGCGCGCTGCGCGGCAACCTCGGCGCCGACCCGCTGGGCGTGCAGGCCCGCACCGGCCGGGACATCGGCCCGGGGCAGGCCGTGGAACTGGCGAAACGCTGCGCCGACGGCCACCCGGGCCTGCGGGCGATCACCGTGGACGCCTTGCCGTACCACGACGCGGGCGGTTCGGACGGCGAGGAGCTGGGCGCCTCGCTGGCCGCCGGAGTCACCTACCTGCGGTGGCTGACCGAAGCCGGGCTGGACGTGGACACCGCGTGCGGACTGCTGGAGTTCCGCTACGCGGCGACCGCCGACCAGTTCCTCACCATCGCGAAGCTGCGCGCCGCGCGCCGCGTGTGGGAGCAGGTCGCGCGCCGCTGCGGCGCCTCGCCTGCGGCGCGGGCGCAGCCCCAGCACGCCGTGACCTCCTCGGCGATGCTGACGCGGCGCGATCCGTGGGTGAACATGCTGCGCGCGACGATCGCGACGTTCGCCGCCGGCGTCGGCGGTGCGCAGGCGGTGACGGTGCAGCCGTTCGACGCGGCGATCGGCTCGCCGGACGAGTTCTCCCAGCGCGTCGCCCGCAACACGCAGGCGCTGCTGCTCGACGAATCGCACCTGGCGCAGGTGATCGACCCGGCCGGTGGCTCCTGGTACGTCGAGACGCTGACCGACGAGCTCGCCAACGCCGCCTGGGCGTGGTTCCAGGAGATCGAGGGCGCGAGCGGACTTCCGGACGCCTTGCGCTCCGGCGTGGTCGCCGAGCGGCTCGCGGCTACCTGGGAGCGGCGCAAGGCCGCGGTCGCCGACCGCTCCGACCCGATCACCGGGGTGAGCGAGTTCCCGAACCTCACCGAGCAGCCCCTGCGGCGCGAGCCCGCGCCGGAACCGCCCTCGGGCGGGCTGCCGAGGGTGCGCTACGCCGAGGAGTTCGAGGCGCTGCGCGACGCCGCCGACGCTCAGCAGCAGCGACCGGAGGTCTTCCTCGCCACGCTGGGACCGCTGGCGACCTACACGGCGCGGGCGTCGTTCGCCCGGAACCTGTTCGCCGCCGGTGGCCTGGAATCCACCGAGGCAGGACCGACGGAGTCCACTTCGGACGTGCTCGCCGCCTACGCCGAGCACCCCACTCCGGTGGTCTGCCTGTGCTCGGCGGACAAGGTCTACGCCGAACGCGCCGCCGAAACGGCCGAGGCGCTCAAGGAAGCGGGCGCGAAACGCGTGCTGCTGGCCGGAAAACCGAGTCAACGACCGGACGATGTGGACGGTCACGTGTTCGCCGGTTGCGACGCGATCCAGGTGCTGCGCGCCGCGCACCGCACGTTGGGAGTCGAGTGA
- the meaB gene encoding methylmalonyl Co-A mutase-associated GTPase MeaB: protein MPREINVEDYAKGVLEGSRTKLAQAITLVESTKPAHRAKAQELLIELLPHSGGAHRVGITGVPGVGKSTFIESLGTTLTAAGHRVAVLAVDPSSTRTGGSILGDKTRMATLSADPAAFVRPSPSAGTLGGVARATRETIVLMEAAGFDVVLVETVGVGQSEVTVAGMVDCFLLLTLARTGDQLQGIKKGVLELADLVAVNKADGPHEMDARKAARELRGALRLLTPVSASWTPPVVTCSGLTGNGLDSLWEQIEQHRATLTDTGELADKRSRQQVEWTWALVRDQLMAELVAHPEVREIVADVESHVRAGELTASLAAERLLRAFRER from the coding sequence ATGCCGCGCGAGATCAACGTAGAGGACTACGCCAAGGGCGTGCTGGAGGGTTCCCGCACGAAGTTGGCGCAGGCGATCACGCTGGTCGAGTCGACCAAACCGGCGCACCGGGCCAAGGCCCAGGAGCTGCTGATCGAACTGCTCCCGCACAGCGGCGGGGCGCACCGGGTGGGCATCACCGGCGTGCCCGGCGTCGGCAAGTCCACGTTCATCGAGTCGCTCGGCACGACGCTGACCGCGGCCGGGCATCGGGTGGCGGTGCTGGCGGTGGACCCGTCCTCGACTCGCACCGGCGGCAGCATCCTCGGCGACAAGACGCGGATGGCGACGCTGTCGGCGGATCCGGCCGCGTTCGTGCGGCCCTCTCCGTCGGCGGGCACGCTCGGCGGCGTCGCCCGCGCCACCCGCGAGACGATCGTGCTGATGGAGGCCGCCGGGTTCGACGTGGTGCTGGTGGAGACCGTCGGCGTCGGCCAGTCCGAGGTGACGGTGGCCGGGATGGTCGACTGCTTCCTGCTGCTGACGCTCGCGCGGACCGGGGATCAGTTGCAGGGCATCAAAAAAGGCGTGCTGGAACTCGCCGATCTGGTCGCCGTCAACAAGGCGGACGGTCCACATGAGATGGACGCGCGCAAGGCCGCCCGCGAACTGCGCGGGGCACTGCGGCTGCTCACTCCCGTCAGCGCCTCGTGGACGCCGCCGGTGGTGACGTGCAGCGGCCTCACCGGCAACGGCCTGGACTCGCTGTGGGAGCAGATCGAGCAGCACCGCGCGACGCTCACCGACACCGGCGAACTCGCCGACAAGCGCAGCCGCCAGCAGGTCGAGTGGACGTGGGCGCTGGTCCGCGATCAGCTGATGGCGGAACTCGTCGCCCACCCCGAGGTGCGCGAAATCGTCGCGGACGTCGAATCCCACGTCCGCGCGGGCGAACTCACCGCATCCCTGGCGGCGGAGAGGCTGCTGCGCGCCTTCCGGGAGCGGTAG
- a CDS encoding universal stress protein: MAQTVVAGIDGSEESKRALHWAAEYVTKVGGLVHAITVWHQPVQFGYRLPTPDTELEQRARKLLDETTESVKAEFPKVDIRPRLIRGHVIDELVGLSPQADMMVVGNKGHGAFTGMMVGSVALKLVHHARCPVLVVR; this comes from the coding sequence ATGGCGCAGACCGTGGTAGCAGGCATCGACGGGTCCGAGGAGTCCAAGCGCGCGCTGCACTGGGCCGCCGAGTACGTCACGAAGGTGGGCGGACTGGTGCACGCCATCACGGTGTGGCACCAGCCGGTGCAGTTCGGCTACCGCCTGCCGACCCCGGACACCGAACTCGAACAGCGCGCCCGCAAGCTCCTCGACGAGACGACCGAATCCGTGAAGGCGGAATTCCCGAAGGTGGACATCCGGCCCCGGCTCATCCGCGGGCACGTCATCGACGAACTGGTGGGGCTGTCCCCGCAGGCCGACATGATGGTCGTGGGCAACAAGGGCCACGGCGCCTTCACCGGCATGATGGTCGGCTCAGTGGCCCTGAAACTAGTCCACCACGCGCGTTGTCCTGTGCTCGTCGTTCGGTGA